A stretch of DNA from Oenanthe melanoleuca isolate GR-GAL-2019-014 unplaced genomic scaffold, OMel1.0 S098, whole genome shotgun sequence:
ACAGATTCTGTAGGCAAATGTAACATTACATAACTGTAAATATAATGCAGTATTGAAAGCAGTGCTAACAGAAATGTTCTGAGActtttttcagaagagaaaggcTGTTGGTGAAAGATAACACCGGGATTAAAATTACTTCtgtaatgtttattttttactggTTCCCATTTCCttggcatttttccttttttgttttgtttgttttagtttgggTTTGAATACTTggtttcttgcatttttttggttttggagaGTGGTTGTGGTAGATTGGTGGACGtttgattttttccatttattgtttcttttatttcttttttttttttttcttttacccaAGGCTTTTTCCTTCCGTTCTGTTATAAACCCTTAACATTTTGCATTAGCCTTTCCTTGCAAACATAAACACTTATGTTCTGtgcatttccttgctttttaaaatttcttttcctgaacaGATACTTCTCAGCCTCCTGTTTCACCCCCTTCAGCCAGtgcacctgctgctcctgctcctgctcctgaagGTAAGTCTGATTTCAGCAGATATGGTCACTTGGATATGGATTCAGAAGAAGCATTTCCCTTTATGCTGCACAGCTTGTCTAGGCAAATGTAATGATATTTAACTGTAAACATAATGGAGGAATAAAATTAATGCCAACAGAAACcttcaaagatatttttcagaagagaaagaggaTGGTGAAAGCTAAGGCAGGGAATAAAATTGCCTCTGTAATTCTTTTTCTATTGGTCCTTTTCTTCTTGGGTATTTTTGGTGTGAGTTTGGGTTGGTTGTTTGGTTGGCAggattgttttggttttgcacaGTAGCAGTagtgggtgggtgggtgttTGTATTTTAGCTTTTCTATTACTTcctttaatgtctttttttaaaccaaagacttctttctttttttctgttataaaCTACTAACATTTTATAGCAGCCTTATTTTCTACAGGTTCCTATTCCCttggcatttttccttttttgttttgtttcttttagttTGGGTTTGAATACTTGGTTTCTtgtattgttttggttttggagaGCGGTTGTGGTGGTTGGGTGgatgggttttttctttttttcttttattacttcttttttttttttttttctttatcccaAGGCTTTTTCTTTCCGTTCTGTTTTCGACCATTAACATTTTGCATTTGCCTTTCCTTGCAAACATAAACACTTATGTTCTGtgcatttccttgctttttaaaactttcttttcctgaacAGATACTTCTCAGCCTCCTGTTTCACCCCCTTCAGCCAGTGcacctgctgcttctgctcctgctcctgaagGTAAGTCTGATTTCAGCAGATATGGTCACTTGGATGTGGATTCAGAAGTAGCATCTCCTTTCATGCttcacagcttctctaggcaaATACAACAGTACTTAAATGTTAACCTAATTAGTCAATAAGACAAAAGGtaacagaaatgttttgagGCATTTTTCAAAAGAGAATGGAGTGGTGAAATCTAACACAGATATTAaaagttttgttattttttgttattaattttttgcaATTCCTTTTTTCCAGTGGTCTCCATTtgtttggatatttttatttctgattgtGTTTGGTTGCTAGGTTGGTtggatatttttggttttggggagtGTTGGTGGCAGGTTGCTGGGTATTtagtttttgatttttttcttttattgcgGATTTTGTAtgctttctttccttatttttttttttttaaatgttccaaaggcttttttctttctttctgttttaaatcatTAACAATTTTGTAATTGCCATTACAATTGCCTATTgtatttccttgctttttaaactttaatttctctgatattttagaaatttgtcagactttttttttcattttaccctctgtcttgctttttttccttggaaataaTGTGGGACAGAATTAACTCAAATAATTGTAACTTTTCTTAATACTGTTAGTACTGGATGGTTTATTTGCTTTGAAACATGTGAATGTTCTTTCAGAGACAGTAAGTCAAGTAAAATCTGATAGTGTAGTGGGTTTGACATCAGCTAAACACCAGTTCAcccatgaaaaaataatttacttcttCACCTCTGCCATAGTTgagcagaagaggaggaaaggacaATTTAAAAGCTAATGGAGTGATACAAGGATTAGGAGAAAAATATGTCACGGGCAAAGCAGggtcaaaatttaaaaatttgtaaaatgtataatgcaaaatttattgacagaattttaaaagaataatgaTGACTAAAAACACTTctcccctccctcagcccttctttctttcccactgacaaCACAGCAAGACAGAAACATGGGGTTTTAGTCAGTTTGTCccttctaaaaatatttcttcagttgGCTTAGGGAGAGTCTTTGTCTATGCTATGGGGTCTTTCCCACGAGAGACAGCTCTCTGTGAACTTTTTCaatgtggttttaatttttaggcTTAGCAGTCCCATCCAAATCTGCTGCAATATGAATCCCTCCCATGGGCAAAGCAGTCTTCCCACAACTGCTTTTTTTGTGAGCCATTTACTTcatggggttttattttaaggatCAGCTGTACTAGTATAAAAGCAAGGgtctttttcttctatttctggAAGCAAGggttctctctctctctgttcaagTCTTTCACCAGATCACAGCTTCTCAGCATCCACGCATTCTAGCGTGGGCACCTTTTCCTCACAGGCTGCATTCCCCCATGCACTTCATGAATTACAGGGAAATAGATTGTTCTGTTACAGTCCATGGCATGCAGGACAATTTCAGCTCTGAGGCCCAGAGcacctcttcctccctctccctcttttctACTGACCTTAGTGTCACCATGTTATTCTCCTCACAGGtcttcacctttttcttttctctgactTGGGAGAGGACTGGTGTCCATAGGTTCACTTCTTCTCAAGTTCTATCAGTTGAAAAGTTTTTGTAGAGTTCTGCAGCATTAAAAGGTTGATCCCTTTTGGGCTCCACACTGGGGAAATTGCTCGTCATGCCTCTCACAGCCACTCCCGCGGTTCCCGCTGGCACCACACGGGCCGTGCCGGCTGCCGGCTCCACTCAGCACCTTTCTTCAAGCTgaatgcagaaaaggaaaaacaaagcagctgcTACCACTTTGCCCTTGTGCTCGCAGCATGTCTGGCTAAACGCAACTAAACAAATGAAGTTCCTTGCAAGCCATCCCAAGATAGCCGTGGCCGCATGGCGCCACCCTGGCTGTGCCAATCTTGGCCACATGGTCCTGGCCACACGGCCCGCTCCGGACTGGGAGGGTTCTGCTGCCTGTCAACCActccaaggaagaaaaagagagttCCCAAGGTTTTGTCTTTTGGAAATAAGTTATCATAGAAGCATTATCAGCATTTCTAATCAGCTTAGCAGTGTGCCTATTCTCAAAGGCAGACAGCTTTGCCAAAGGAAGCTTTCAGCTCCTCACAGAAATATCACTTCCATGGCTGgcttcttccctcctcaccaAAATTAACCCATGTGAAACCAACACAGATAGGCCACAAAAGAGAATTTCCCAACTATTGAGATGATCACAGACATCAGTATTTGCCTGTATGAGTacagacaaaaccagcaaaCCATATTAACAATGTTTACAAAGATGGAAGTGTCTGTAATGCTGAATATACCAAGCAATGATGTCTCTCAGAAACTACTTTTTTACTGAAGAATTTGCAATTTTTACCTGATTTTAATCAACTGGGCGTCACTTGCCAACATTACTGCATAGCCAAGGAATGCAGGTCTCCCAGTACAGATGCTCTCCCTGTCATGTGGCATTCCTTACACAAGTACTACTTGTAACCAAATAGTATAAATCACATAGTTTCATAACAATATGAAActtattttataaaacacattAAGCAACTTAGGACAAGGTGTTCAGAAACACAGTTGTTCAACACCACACTTGCTATTTGGTAAAGAAAGCGCCTTTTCTATGCAAAAATTGTTTGGCCCTCAATATTCTAGGTATGGGAACTTTTAACTTGTCAGACTATTGTAACATGTTTGACTATcacagtaatttaatttaaatgttgcCTGTAACAATACACCTGATTAATATTTGAAGAGTATGAAGTGTTGATTTCAAATGACAGTGAAATACGTCTAAATGTAAAGGACCCCCTTCTGTGGCTAACAGAGCATGTGTTCCCTAATAACAGTGAAAGGGAAACTTGATTTAAAAACACAACCTTAAAATTGTAATGATGAGGGATAAAAGATGTTGGTAACTATTTGTAGCACTTCAAAAAAAGTGCTGTTGTTTTCCAGCACTTCCTAAGTAGGATATTTTTGCTATTGTCTTTTGTCAATTGTGTTTGTATGTCCTTTGTCTGTGTGTTTCAAATAAGAATAAGATAAGAAGCAAACAGTTTTAAGTACGTTAAATGAAGATTGTGTTGtgatttggtttttattcttattttattccAGTACATCAGGGAGACCCGAGACACAGAACCTATGCTTTGTCAGCAACTGACATACCCTCTGATGGGACACTCTACATAACCCGCCCTGAGCCTGGAACCGATGCAACCATTGGTGTGTCACCCTACAGAACCTATGCTGTCCCTGGAACCAACACAGCCTTTCCTTCCAACCACAACAATATCAATTCCATGCaattattgcattttaaaacttaCATTCTCTGAACAGAATCCTTTCAGCTACCATTTGTACCACAAGAAATCAGTACATCTGAAGGTCCTGCTCCTGATGGTAAGTCTCATTTTCAAGGAATTTTTAATCACACAGATGTGAGCTCAGAGCCAGCATGtcccttcatgctgcacagTTGTTCCAGGCAAGTAACAACAGTTATGTGTAAGGATAATTGAGTAATAAAAATTGTACTAACAGATATGTTCTgagacatttttcagaaaagaaagggggTGGTGAAAGCTGACACAGGCATGAAAATTTTTGTTATGGCAACTGTTAAATTAGTTTGTttactggattaaaaaaatacacccTAGCAATTATAATGATGAAGAGTAAACTATGTCAGTACATATTTGTAATGCTTCAAATAAAGTGCTGTTGTTTTCCAGCGCTTCCTAGGGCAGGATACTTGTGCTAATGTCATTTGTCTAATAAAGATTAATATTTACTATCACATGCTGTCTGTTTCAAGTAAGCATTtaagaaaagaagcaaacagtTACAAGTACTTCACATATGTGTCTTTGTGAGAggtatttaacagcaaatgtaGATTCTTTCTTGagttgctttttattcttttcttctattccAGTACACTCGGGACAGCCTGGACACAGGACATACGTTTTGTCAGGAAGTGACATACCCTCTGGTGGGACACCCTACAGAACGTACACTTTGCCTGGAACAGACACAGCCTCTGGTGTGTCATTCTACAGAACATATATTGTGTCTGGAACTAACATAACCTTCCCTTCCAACCATAACTATTTcagttttttgcattttccattattttaatatttgcattctCTGAAGTTAATTTACCTTCTCTGGCAGAATCTATTCGGAGTTACTTTGTACCCCAAGGATTCAGTACATCTCATGGTCCTCCTTCCGATGGTAAGTCTGCTTTTCAAGCAGTTAGAGTCACTTAAGAAAAGGGTTCAAAGCAAGCATCTCTCTTCATGATGCACAGTTACTCCAGGCAAGTAACAACAACAGTTATGTGTAAAGATAATTGAGTAAAACAAATTGTACTAACAGATATGTTCtgaacatttttcagaaaaaaaagggtgTGGTGAACGCTAACACAGGCATGAAAATTTTTGTCATGGCTCTTGTAAAATTAGTTTTACTGGATTAAAAAATACACCCTAGCAATTATAAAGATAAAGAGCAAATATGTCAGTACATATTTgtaaaacttcaaaaaaaatcctgctgttttccagcagttCCTAGGGCAGGATACTTGTGCTAATGTCATTTGTCTAATAAAGATTAATATCTATAATCAGATATTGTGTGTTTCGAATAAGCACTTAAGACAAGAAGCAAACAGTTATATGTACATTACATATGTGCCTTTGTGAGAGaaatttaacagcaaatgtaGATTCTCTCTTGagttgctttttattcttttcttttatttcaggaCGCTGGGGACAGCCTGAACAGAGAACCTACATTTTTTCAGGAAGTGACATATCCTCTGGTAGGACACCCTACAGAACGTACACTTTGCCTGGAATGGACACAACCTCTGGTGTGTGACCCTACAGAACCTATAGTGTGTCTGGAACTGTTGCCCGATGCCccaaacagaacacaaactaacagaattagtttatgcggtgctttattcagggcccgGGGAACCTGCGGTCTAGCATCCAAAGtcaggatcccacagttccctttttcGTCAgattttta
This window harbors:
- the LOC130266603 gene encoding translation initiation factor IF-2-like; the protein is MSSGEATRSDNGTQGPPQDRNQSKMDAIEDLRKKLQELEKRNLELASKHNQDMSHYEKDLMKLRLELEKGEALRRVLESEMFFARKDAQVQMYSAEDELWDTKAKLLELQDTFQPPVSPSAFNAPAAPTPTPEGTDIFEVNVVPQADRTPPAPVSPPDDTSQPPVSPPSASAPAAPAPAPEDTSQPPVSPPSASAPAASAPAPEVHQGDPRHRTYALSATDIPSDGTLYITRPEPGTDATIESFQLPFVPQEISTSEGPAPDVHSGQPGHRTYVLSGSDIPSGGTPYRTYTLPGTDTASESIRSYFVPQGFSTSHGPPSDGRWGQPEQRTYIFSGSDISSGRTPYRTYTLPGMDTTSVQPDLQ